A section of the Deltaproteobacteria bacterium genome encodes:
- the hemE gene encoding uroporphyrinogen decarboxylase: MVDHPFLKACRREPAGYTPVWLMRQAGRYMKEYMEIRRKHSFLEMCRTPEIACEVTLQPIRAFDLDAAIIFADILLPLEGMGIELEFAKNEGPVIRNPVRTRADIDAVRLIEPEEDVPYLLEAIRLVKKELDGRVPLIGFAAAPFTLASYIIEGSGSRNYVNAKGLMYGDPEGWHAFMDKVSRVLSSYVEAQVEAGVDAVQIFDSWVGCLGPDDYREYVLPYTKRVIGAVEGVPVINFSTNTGAYIELVASAGGDVVGLDWRVRLGEAWRRVGHNRAVQGNLDPVVLFAPRQEIRRRVKALLDEAEGRPGHIFNLGHGIIVGTPVDNVRALVDAVHEFSSR; encoded by the coding sequence ATGGTTGATCATCCTTTTTTGAAGGCCTGTCGCAGGGAGCCTGCCGGTTACACGCCCGTGTGGCTCATGCGTCAGGCGGGGCGCTATATGAAGGAGTACATGGAGATACGCAGGAAGCACTCCTTTCTCGAGATGTGCAGGACCCCGGAGATAGCCTGCGAGGTGACCCTCCAGCCCATAAGGGCCTTCGACCTCGACGCGGCCATCATATTCGCCGACATCCTCTTGCCACTCGAGGGGATGGGCATCGAGCTCGAGTTCGCAAAGAACGAAGGGCCGGTGATCCGCAACCCCGTGCGCACCAGGGCCGACATCGACGCCGTAAGGCTCATAGAGCCGGAAGAGGACGTACCGTACCTTCTCGAGGCCATAAGGCTCGTAAAGAAGGAGCTCGACGGCAGGGTGCCGCTCATAGGGTTCGCCGCCGCGCCCTTCACCCTGGCAAGCTACATAATAGAAGGCTCTGGTTCGCGCAACTACGTGAACGCCAAGGGACTCATGTACGGCGACCCCGAGGGGTGGCACGCCTTCATGGACAAGGTCTCGCGCGTTCTCTCAAGCTATGTGGAGGCCCAGGTGGAGGCGGGAGTCGACGCCGTGCAGATATTCGACAGCTGGGTCGGCTGTCTCGGTCCCGACGACTACCGGGAGTACGTCCTTCCCTACACGAAGAGGGTCATCGGGGCCGTCGAGGGCGTGCCGGTCATAAACTTCAGCACCAACACGGGCGCCTACATAGAGCTTGTTGCCTCGGCGGGCGGAGACGTGGTGGGCCTTGACTGGCGCGTAAGGCTCGGCGAGGCGTGGCGGCGCGTGGGGCACAACAGGGCGGTGCAGGGCAACCTCGACCCGGTGGTGCTCTTTGCTCCGCGCCAGGAGATAAGGCGCAGGGTCAAGGCCCTGCTCGACGAGGCCGAAGGCCGGCCGGGCCACATATTCAACCTCGGCCACGGCATAATAGTGGGCACGCCGGTGGACAACGTGCGGGCGCTGGTCGACGCCGTCCACGAGTTTTCGTCGAGGTAG